The nucleotide sequence TAAGCTTCTACTTAATTTTTACAAGTACAAtctcacttctgctgctttctcttttcaaggCATGAGAAAGTGTTAAAACTCTAGCATGCAGTTCACTGCTGCAGTATTGTTAAATTACCATAAAGCAATCAAGACCTTCACTGACAGGTTGTGCAATGCAACAGCTGCTTTGCAAAGCTGACTATTTGAGAGTAAGACCTGTTTGTGGGGCCTATCTTGTGACTTCATGTTTGTAGAAACTGTACTCACAATAATCCCGAGTGCAAACAATTTATTACAGACTTGTAGCTGTTAGATAGCTTTAAAGCtattctgaaattttcttaTAATAGCAATacaaatattacttttattttctgactatAATCgcttattattaaaataaaatgaacagatTTAACTTCTAATTTCTACAGTTAAAATGTAAGAACCGACTCCATATACAAATGACTCCACTGCTCATTTTCATACACACTAGGTGTCTCCCCATCAGATACCGTCTTCTGTGACAGTACTGTAGAAGTTAGGAAGCATCCTTTCTACCATTTTGCTGTGCTCGTCAAATCAAATTGAGACACTCCAAGCTAACTGCAGCTCCCTCTACCTGCTGCCTTTTAAATAACAGCAATAGCATTTTAGACCTGTGGCAGCCAAAGTATTTATTCATCAATCTCAAATAAAAGGAAGCTGTAAAAGTAACCCtacaagcttaaaaaaatagataacaCTTCATCACCCAGCAGTTTTTGCCAGATGCAGCAAAAAAACAAGTAGAGCTATAAATACTTACTCTGAGGTTTTTAAGGGCCAAACACGCAGCTTGCTGAAGTCTTGCATCACAATcagctaaaacatcagtgtaaAAAAGGAGagcctaaaggaaaaaaaaaaaaaaaacacagataagaAGAAAGGTTTTATAACCTAAGCGTAACTGAGCACTCAAATTCAGACTGACATTAGCACTATTTTACCTACGTGAAATTGAATAAAGGATACAGAGAAATCAGTTGAGCACTTAATGGTTTAGGCTCAAGAATAGATTGATGAAGTGCAACGGTACTATTCTAGGATAAAACAAGTTGCATGTATTCCAGCACCTACTTAGAGAAGCTGATAAGCACTGTAAGTTTTAACCTTTTCCCTAAAGTTCTTGTTTGCTGCTGCACGGGAGAGGCAGGATGTGGCTGCTTTGCTGACGCGGTGGTTGTCATCCAGCTGTAAAATCCCAAGCAGCCGTAAAGTCTGTGGTAGAGGTTGGAGCTTGTTCAATCGctttcctttcaattttttaaGAGTCTTCAGCCGTCCAGGGCACTGCAGCTCCTCAATTAGCATCACTGCAAGTGAAACAACTTAACCTCAATAAATGAcaaatgaagacattttcaaGACAAGACAAACTCCTCTCCAACTCTGTCTCCTTCAGCCTATGAAGTTATTCACATGGCTAATAAGCAAGCTAGGCACGGCAGGAAGCACATCAGGATGACTGCCCCTTTGACCGTCCtgtcttctttccctttcattgTTTCATTTCCTCCTATGCCAGACTGTCAGACAAATGGAGCAGTGACTAGTATCACAATTCTCGTTCATGGGATGCAACAAGGTCCTTATAAGACCTGGGTGCCTCAAGTACAACATATGATGCAAGAGAACTCCTGTACCTTTGGACATTAGGACAACCAGAACAGTCctaaaacaaggggaaaaaatgatcaAGCCAAATAATTCTTTAAGCAGCTTTGAAAAATCTTGCTGTATTGgtcaaaaagaaaaccttgtatgtttttttttttttaaaaaaaaaaaggaatcagaTGCTGGATTGacaattttaatttgaagagTATTCCAGTTTTTCTTCACTAATAATGCACAAATCCTCATTCCCCTACCTGATAAATCATCTGCATCAAAAATAAGACTAAAGATGTGTCCAGTATCAGgaccattttaaaaataattcatttctgaTACAGGCTAAATTTTAAAGTGCTATTGGACTAAGCTTTGGCAAGACTCTGGCTACCTCTTAGAAAGCATGTGCTAGTAACCTCTGAAATTTTATTGCTATTAACTGTGTCATTGCTGCTGATATAGCCACACAAAGCTACATACATCTACTCAGTTCTTGAGTCTAGCTGTAGGTTGCTGCCAAATTAGTTTCTGCTCTAACTTCAGTACATCACAGAACCCTTTTTTTACAACACTTAGGATGAATGTTTCCTTCACACCTCTGCTTGTTTCTACCTGGTCAGATGTGAGAGTCAAGCATGCCTGTCCTGTTCTAACTAAACGTGCATGGTTataaggggaaataaaatcaaaaccaattGGCAATGCAATGGTAGGGCTGTTTTTTGCTCTGGATGTTTACTTCACCAGTAACCTGAGGAGCAAGAAGCAGCTCCTGGGCTTGATGATTTGAATGAAGAAGCCAAGCGTTGCCATTACCTTCTTTAGCAAGTTTTCCCAAGTGTTTGTCCAGGCTGGTAATATGATGTTTCTCCAGGTAGTTATAAAATTGGAATAAAGTAACTGGTTCTGTTTGGTGGTATGGAGAGGGGAGCAATCCATCACAGGTGACAATCTGCTCTAGAAATCTCCGCAATACTGAAGGGATaacacagaaaagaacaaatgagaaaaggaaaagttggTTAGATGTAAGCTGCTTAAAACAAATACGTTCTTTAAAGGCACAAGGACAATTTTAATCCTTGcaacaaaatgaaatcaaagcagCCTCGTGTTCAAGGAATGCACTGGTACCTGCTTCTAATTGACCAgggtatttttccttcattttgagCGCTGATGTGTATTTCAGTGCATGATGGAATCTTTCTGCTGAAGCAAACAAGATACTGCCAGGCTCTGCGAGATCACTCCAGATTTTCAGATAGTGCTTCTTCTTCTTAGTCTTCTGAATAACTGAAAAGTCACATTTTAGGAAAACAGTGAACTCTAGCAGATTTTGGATTTTACATAAGAAATTATGCACTGCATGGCGTATCTAGGGATGTATCAGCATAAATTGTATTTGCATTATATAGAAGGCTTAGTTCAAAGCTGGAGATTTGCTTCCAGTATTTTAAACATCTGCAAGCACTGATTTCAGCAACCTTTGGTTGTGGTACCAAACTGTCATTAGGAGACCTGAATGAGAGGCCTAGCAGAGCTCTACTGCCCCTCAGTTCATTAGTAACTTTTCCTATCATCTGAATTGAGTTTCAAAAGAACTTTCTGTGAGTTTAACCATTTCCACTTCTTAGAAGTGGCATGCCTCTTGCTGGTAGCATTTTAGAGATCCTTTCTTATGTACCTTCACAAGCAGAAAACTCCAAACCTCTGAACATGAGCCATGTTTTTCCTAAGAATTTAGAATTTATCTGTAAGAAATTTTTACTTACATGAATGCTTGTAAGGAATCTAGAATGAAACTCTGATGTATCTGGGAAAGCTCAAACAGCACAACCTGTAACTCTCACACCTCTGGAATGCCTTGACAATACGCAGTTACTCACTTTCTTCAACAGACGTATCCAAGACATCCCCCAGGACTTGTGTCTGCTCTGACACTTCTTCCAAAACGCTCTCCTGGACAAtctgggctatgtttagtgatcTGAGTTTCTGAAATGCAACATGCTCATCTCAATAGCTGAAACAAAGGCAGTACCAAGCTCAAGATGAATGAGTATTTGTTTCATTGAATCAAGCTTCTAAAATCTGAGAAAACACCAGCTTTTCTCAAAAGGCCTCTTTTCCCATCACTTCTGAGTACAAAGCTGCTCAGCAGAACAGGACAAATAAATCACATTCTCCTGGAAAAGACTGTCCAGcatttaaaattcttctctGCCCCATCCATTGACAACTGTGTAGCAGATCAATAGTAACAGATAAACTGTCCTCTGCAGGCCATCCAAATCAGAGGTGATACTTTGAAGACAATAATGTGCTTGAGCACTAACAGAAATCAGCAAAGGAATAAGGTctcaaggagagaaaagaattcTTTCTTCCCAATATGCTACCAGTTCTTTCTAGAGGCAGCAGTTTTTCCattcattaaataataataataataacaacaacaacaacctcTTATTGACACACAATGCAACCAAAATTTATCCTACTTCTTCGACAGCCTGTTTTGGGCACAGAAGCATTTGTTAGAACTTCATAAAAAACAAGAGGCTGAAAAAAGGCAGAGGTATTGTATGATGTGATCTGCCCACATACATGTACACGGCGCATTGCTGGGACACAACTGCCATCCTGCACCACCGCCCTGGAAACCCACAGGCTACCTCTTACCTGTAAAAGAGCTTTGCACAGCTTCAGATGAGTTATCAAAAGTACATCTAAGTTGTCATCACCAGTAGTTACACctcttgcttctgttttcatgtCACAGCTCAGGGACTGAAACGTGCTGTCATTGTATGTGCTGttgaatgaatgaaatgaagCTCAGagcattcaaaaataattaaaaaaaatgtttctatccTGGATATTCATACCATTAGCAGCTCTGTGCAATTCATACCTAGCCAAGCAGAGTCTATCAGTAAGTATCCCTGGGATTAGCCTtgctttccccttttccttgtCCCCTGTAATAAAGTGCTGCAGGTACCTACCTGATACTGGCTGTTCTTATACTTCCAAATAATGAAAGCTCATCAGCACTGCAGTCAGCgtttaaaaagtcaaaacttTCCAGCACTGTTTCCACCATTAAACTTTCCATAGAGGAACGTCTGTGATGAAGCGTCTTTAGCTGTTGATAGAATGGAGGGACAAATACTGTTATTTGCAGGCATCAAACCATTTTGCATGATTTCTTTGTTGATTTTCATATCATTCTGAACAGCAAAccagtttgcttttcttcctttattcttAACACATCAGGAAAGCTAGCTCTTGGTACATCGCTGATTCCAAAATAATGCTGCTAATTAATTTTGCAGCATGCTTCAATGTTTTAGTCTGTTTGTATTCCTCTTTGGATTTCCACACCTGTGAAGGTTGGTACGAGGGCTGACTTTCTCTGCATCACCTTCTATTAGTGTCATATTCCCTGTTTCATATCTAGAAGTAGCAATCTGAGCAAGCTGCTGCATGTCAGTGTAGTATCCAAGAACTTTTCAGATTCTGTTTAACCCAGACTTGTTTCCAGTTTGACTGCATGCAGTTTctcaatttactttttttccaggttATTGACCTCTGAATGGCATCTGAAGGCTGCCCCTGAGAGATGCAACACAGCGCTTCTGTGTAGTCAGCTCTCAAGGCTGCCTTTTCTGAGTACTGACTGACCTCTGGCGGCCAAACTTATTTTTGGGGAACATGCCACTGACACATTCTGATATCAAACCCACTACAGGGTCACGAAATTTTTACAGCTCCAGGAGTAACAGTGGAAACTACCTGCAGTGGAAGCTACCAAATGTAAAACACCACCGTACCTTTAATTTATCCCTCATAGATAAAACTTGGTATTCCAATTTCTCCAGTTGGGCTTGCCTGACATCATGTAATTTCAGCAAATTTAACAGTTCTTGGAGAGTTTTATCGATTGACTTTGTACATCCATCTAGTTTTACATCATTTGCAGCATTCAAGCTTTTCTGGCTaatgttttcttgttctgtCAGATGGCGATTTCTGGTCTGGTTGAAAGAAGCTCTGCTGCCTTTGCCACGACTCAGAAAACTAGGTGGGTTACTTGGAAATCCATCCGCACACGGAGTCTTCTTCAGAATGTCCAGAGTTGCGTGATTTGGAAGTGGATGTTGCTCTTCTGCACAAGCCTCTTGAATAATCACCAATGGCAATGTCCTGTGGTCTGCAGCTGGAGTTGCATTTCTAGACTCTGTCCCTTTCAGATCTTCAGAGCTGAACGAGTCTGCTTCACTCGTCTCCACGGGATCGTGAGCCTTACTCCTCTCATGCACACCAAAATCACAGGCAGCCAAATAGCTCAGTATGCTGGGAGGCTGAGCTTCTTCACTTACATCCCCTTGGTTCTGTCTTTGTTGCAAAACAGACTGCAGCAAACAAATGTATAGGTGAACACATATATAACTGAAAAGCATAAGACACCACCTAAGACAGAGAGCTGTGGTTTCCTGGCATGGTGAGGCAACACCAAACCTGACTTAGACTTGATATTAGGGAAATGTATATA is from Anas acuta chromosome 16, bAnaAcu1.1, whole genome shotgun sequence and encodes:
- the RIPOR3 gene encoding RIPOR family member 3 isoform X2, with the translated sequence MSLKSPKAYSSLQKGAVIWDPKPLQVKKIFEALKKGLNEYLEAHQAELDYLSGRHKDTKRNSRLAFYYDLDKQIRSVERYIRKLEFHISKVEELYEAYCIQCRLRDGATNMKHAFALSPSTKASRESLVELYKNFQGCTEDMCFIEGALEVHLGEFHLKMKGLVGFARLCPGDQYEVFVRLGRQKWRLKGKIETDDSQTWDEEEKIFIPNLHEQFEIKVTELRGLATILVGVVTCDSINFFTTKPQAIIVDITELGTIKLQLEVLWKPFDTENLFLSPGTTAKFSVGSRKNSLYNWTPPNTPSFREKYYLSVLQQRQNQGDVSEEAQPPSILSYLAACDFGVHERSKAHDPVETSEADSFSSEDLKGTESRNATPAADHRTLPLVIIQEACAEEQHPLPNHATLDILKKTPCADGFPSNPPSFLSRGKGSRASFNQTRNRHLTEQENISQKSLNAANDVKLDGCTKSIDKTLQELLNLLKLHDVRQAQLEKLEYQVLSMRDKLKLKTLHHRRSSMESLMVETVLESFDFLNADCSADELSLFGSIRTASISTYNDSTFQSLSCDMKTEARGVTTGDDNLDVLLITHLKLCKALLQKLRSLNIAQIVQESVLEEVSEQTQVLGDVLDTSVEEIIQKTKKKKHYLKIWSDLAEPGSILFASAERFHHALKYTSALKMKEKYPGQLEAVLRRFLEQIVTCDGLLPSPYHQTEPVTLFQFYNYLEKHHITSLDKHLGKLAKEVMLIEELQCPGRLKTLKKLKGKRLNKLQPLPQTLRLLGILQLDDNHRVSKAATSCLSRAAANKNFREKALLFYTDVLADCDARLQQAACLALKNLRAVESIEQVAHLCQSEIEEVRNAARETTLSFGEKGRQAFEKMDRICCELRDTVQQEAEIEITVF
- the RIPOR3 gene encoding RIPOR family member 3 isoform X1, translated to MSVKLTFVSPGDGGGISRSCSFTGFSTVQSRKLAKSLNRSSVRSRMSLKSPKAYSSLQKGAVIWDPKPLQVKKIFEALKKGLNEYLEAHQAELDYLSGRHKDTKRNSRLAFYYDLDKQIRSVERYIRKLEFHISKVEELYEAYCIQCRLRDGATNMKHAFALSPSTKASRESLVELYKNFQGCTEDMCFIEGALEVHLGEFHLKMKGLVGFARLCPGDQYEVFVRLGRQKWRLKGKIETDDSQTWDEEEKIFIPNLHEQFEIKVTELRGLATILVGVVTCDSINFFTTKPQAIIVDITELGTIKLQLEVLWKPFDTENLFLSPGTTAKFSVGSRKNSLYNWTPPNTPSFREKYYLSVLQQRQNQGDVSEEAQPPSILSYLAACDFGVHERSKAHDPVETSEADSFSSEDLKGTESRNATPAADHRTLPLVIIQEACAEEQHPLPNHATLDILKKTPCADGFPSNPPSFLSRGKGSRASFNQTRNRHLTEQENISQKSLNAANDVKLDGCTKSIDKTLQELLNLLKLHDVRQAQLEKLEYQVLSMRDKLKLKTLHHRRSSMESLMVETVLESFDFLNADCSADELSLFGSIRTASISTYNDSTFQSLSCDMKTEARGVTTGDDNLDVLLITHLKLCKALLQKLRSLNIAQIVQESVLEEVSEQTQVLGDVLDTSVEEIIQKTKKKKHYLKIWSDLAEPGSILFASAERFHHALKYTSALKMKEKYPGQLEAVLRRFLEQIVTCDGLLPSPYHQTEPVTLFQFYNYLEKHHITSLDKHLGKLAKEVMLIEELQCPGRLKTLKKLKGKRLNKLQPLPQTLRLLGILQLDDNHRVSKAATSCLSRAAANKNFREKALLFYTDVLADCDARLQQAACLALKNLRAVESIEQVAHLCQSEIEEVRNAARETTLSFGEKGRQAFEKMDRICCELRDTVQQEAEIEITVF
- the RIPOR3 gene encoding RIPOR family member 3 isoform X3, whose amino-acid sequence is MKHAFALSPSTKASRESLVELYKNFQGCTEDMCFIEGALEVHLGEFHLKMKGLVGFARLCPGDQYEVFVRLGRQKWRLKGKIETDDSQTWDEEEKIFIPNLHEQFEIKVTELRGLATILVGVVTCDSINFFTTKPQAIIVDITELGTIKLQLEVLWKPFDTENLFLSPGTTAKFSVGSRKNSLYNWTPPNTPSFREKYYLSVLQQRQNQGDVSEEAQPPSILSYLAACDFGVHERSKAHDPVETSEADSFSSEDLKGTESRNATPAADHRTLPLVIIQEACAEEQHPLPNHATLDILKKTPCADGFPSNPPSFLSRGKGSRASFNQTRNRHLTEQENISQKSLNAANDVKLDGCTKSIDKTLQELLNLLKLHDVRQAQLEKLEYQVLSMRDKLKLKTLHHRRSSMESLMVETVLESFDFLNADCSADELSLFGSIRTASISTYNDSTFQSLSCDMKTEARGVTTGDDNLDVLLITHLKLCKALLQKLRSLNIAQIVQESVLEEVSEQTQVLGDVLDTSVEEIIQKTKKKKHYLKIWSDLAEPGSILFASAERFHHALKYTSALKMKEKYPGQLEAVLRRFLEQIVTCDGLLPSPYHQTEPVTLFQFYNYLEKHHITSLDKHLGKLAKEVMLIEELQCPGRLKTLKKLKGKRLNKLQPLPQTLRLLGILQLDDNHRVSKAATSCLSRAAANKNFREKALLFYTDVLADCDARLQQAACLALKNLRAVESIEQVAHLCQSEIEEVRNAARETTLSFGEKGRQAFEKMDRICCELRDTVQQEAEIEITVF